A single Symbiobacterium thermophilum IAM 14863 DNA region contains:
- a CDS encoding transposase — protein MVGVWPLPIHHVEVRLMQSHGTTPNIAAQAIKSTTRHGFLVALGWVAQRLNLVEILNRHLRIKQKTYAHTPVDKVVEALVAILGNCRYMKDLNFDPEPLVADPAVAQAWGQERFAHFSTVCATFSKLTEENVQQLSDALAEIQAPLLQQEVAAVAGPDRSGMVIVDIDLTGQKVRGETRQYTGTDFGYIQGKLARGYQIAAAFLSGKQQRFAIDGLLKSGKANSRSGACLLELIPRIEARIGRPLRRVEWVEACLAQQKARVRQLYQQLQTVSGKGSARRKQKLQREFQEEVQHLREVNQRLRQYRQENRTNPAPLRILLRADSAFGTPEVIQRLLELGYEFTIKSYSGSNVAYKHLFDAVPAENWVEVEKNRFASEAVTVPGPTLLAPYPVRLVAMRRWDADGREVRSVILTTLQPEELTTTEVVKLYHGRQTIEAGFQEWKGTFHFGTPRMRKYEANAAFTQLVLFAFNLVRWAWRFLSTNSPKLAEAGSRLLVRVAARCRATIRCLGDTLRLVFSRGTPLAGAEITLNRATPYPYALLTPRMSSCSRET, from the coding sequence ATGGTGGGAGTGTGGCCGCTCCCAATCCACCATGTGGAGGTTCGACTGATGCAGTCTCATGGTACGACACCCAACATCGCTGCGCAAGCCATCAAGTCCACCACCCGACATGGTTTTCTCGTCGCTCTTGGCTGGGTAGCTCAAAGGCTCAACCTGGTTGAGATCCTGAATCGGCACCTGCGCATCAAGCAGAAGACCTACGCCCACACGCCGGTTGACAAGGTGGTCGAGGCGTTGGTTGCCATTCTCGGCAACTGTCGCTACATGAAGGATCTCAACTTCGACCCTGAGCCGCTGGTTGCCGATCCTGCCGTAGCTCAAGCCTGGGGGCAGGAACGCTTTGCTCACTTTTCCACCGTCTGTGCGACCTTCAGCAAGCTGACGGAGGAGAACGTTCAGCAGCTTTCCGACGCACTCGCTGAGATCCAGGCCCCGCTGCTTCAGCAGGAGGTGGCTGCCGTAGCAGGTCCAGACCGCTCCGGAATGGTCATCGTCGACATTGACCTCACCGGCCAGAAGGTTCGGGGCGAGACCAGGCAGTACACCGGTACCGACTTCGGCTACATCCAGGGGAAGTTGGCCCGAGGCTATCAGATCGCAGCCGCCTTCCTCAGCGGGAAGCAGCAGCGCTTTGCCATCGACGGCCTTCTCAAGTCCGGCAAGGCCAACAGCCGTTCCGGCGCCTGCCTGCTCGAACTGATTCCCAGGATCGAAGCCCGGATTGGTCGTCCCCTGCGGCGAGTCGAATGGGTCGAGGCATGCCTGGCTCAGCAGAAGGCTCGGGTCAGGCAGCTGTATCAGCAACTGCAGACGGTATCAGGCAAGGGCAGCGCCCGCCGGAAGCAGAAGCTGCAGCGTGAGTTCCAGGAGGAGGTTCAGCACCTCCGTGAAGTGAACCAGCGACTCCGGCAGTACCGGCAGGAGAATCGGACGAACCCGGCTCCCCTCCGTATTCTGCTGCGAGCTGACAGCGCCTTTGGCACGCCGGAAGTGATCCAGCGCCTGCTGGAACTGGGGTATGAGTTCACCATCAAGTCCTACTCCGGGAGCAACGTCGCCTACAAGCACCTCTTCGACGCTGTACCGGCAGAGAACTGGGTTGAAGTCGAGAAGAACCGGTTTGCCTCCGAAGCCGTTACCGTACCTGGCCCCACTTTGCTCGCACCGTATCCGGTGCGACTGGTCGCCATGCGCCGCTGGGACGCCGATGGCCGGGAGGTCCGCAGCGTCATCCTGACTACGCTCCAGCCTGAGGAGCTCACCACGACAGAGGTCGTCAAGCTCTACCATGGACGGCAGACCATCGAAGCCGGGTTCCAGGAGTGGAAGGGAACGTTCCACTTTGGTACTCCTCGGATGCGGAAGTATGAGGCCAACGCCGCCTTCACGCAGCTGGTCTTGTTCGCCTTCAACCTGGTGCGCTGGGCTTGGCGGTTTCTGAGCACGAACTCGCCCAAACTGGCCGAGGCGGGGAGTCGACTCTTGGTACGAGTAGCGGCCCGGTGCCGAGCAACCATTCGGTGCCTCGGCGACACGCTGCGGTTGGTGTTCAGCCGGGGTACTCCCCTGGCTGGAGCTGAGATTACCCTGAACCGGGCCACTCCCTACCCATACGCCCTTTTAACACCACGAATGTCGAGTTGTTCGCGTGAAACTTGA
- a CDS encoding aldo/keto reductase: MTLRDPLQPIPTLSLPSGERVPVLGQGTWTMGESRRSRREEAEALRLGLDLGMTLIDTAEMYADGGAEEVVAEAIAGRRDEVFLVSKVLPGNASRRGTIEACERSLRRLRTDRIDLYLLHWRGRHPLAETLEAFAELVRAGKIRYWGVSNFDTDDMEELTGLPGGAAVATNQVLYNLSRRGIEYDLLPWCRERRIPIMAYSPIEQGRILENTVLRRVAARHGATPAQVALAWLLRQKDVMVIPKAGRPEHVRENRAALDLELTAEDLAELDRAFPSPTRKVPLEML; encoded by the coding sequence ATGACGCTGCGCGATCCTTTGCAGCCCATCCCCACGCTCAGCCTGCCGTCGGGCGAGCGGGTGCCGGTCCTCGGCCAGGGGACGTGGACGATGGGCGAGAGCCGCCGGTCCCGGCGAGAGGAGGCCGAGGCCCTGCGCCTGGGCCTCGACCTGGGCATGACGCTCATTGACACCGCCGAGATGTACGCCGACGGCGGCGCGGAGGAGGTGGTGGCGGAGGCCATCGCCGGCCGACGGGACGAGGTCTTCCTGGTGAGCAAGGTGCTGCCCGGCAACGCCTCCCGGCGCGGCACCATCGAGGCCTGCGAGCGGTCGCTGCGCCGGCTCCGCACGGACCGGATCGACCTGTACCTGCTCCACTGGCGGGGGAGGCATCCCCTGGCCGAGACGCTGGAGGCGTTTGCGGAGCTGGTCCGGGCAGGCAAGATCCGGTACTGGGGCGTCAGCAACTTCGACACCGACGACATGGAGGAACTGACGGGGCTCCCGGGCGGCGCCGCCGTGGCGACCAATCAGGTGCTCTACAACCTGTCCCGGCGGGGCATCGAGTACGACCTGCTGCCCTGGTGCCGGGAGCGGCGCATCCCCATCATGGCGTACTCGCCGATCGAGCAGGGGCGGATCCTGGAGAACACGGTCCTGCGGCGGGTGGCGGCGCGCCACGGCGCCACGCCGGCCCAGGTGGCCCTGGCGTGGCTGCTGCGGCAGAAGGACGTCATGGTGATCCCCAAGGCAGGCCGGCCGGAGCACGTGCGGGAGAACCGGGCGGCGCTCGACCTGGAGCTCACCGCGGAAGACCTGGCGGAGCTGGACCGCGCGTTCCCTTCGCCCACCCGGAAGGTGCCCCTGGAGATGCTGTGA
- a CDS encoding DEAD/DEAH box helicase: protein MITVHGSFVPSGASGFFFLWGLDGVAARDAAPPGRRRRGVPRHPCATEPEALYPALRGLPYLNTLSLVQWQPGPDGVSPARVPGIALSVPNAVQWLLDLPDHFRGTPLRPGHSLQLWCVASKLLLEFLGRGLMLPVLQAEAGVLSAGWALHLTDADDVRRLTRLAAGLPEACRALVPPDRTPNTYPLPVADGLVHQFMRTAAAGVIRLLLEEEPLPEAQSLQDTALRHWLAALTGAEARDLPPGLPGAQELYAALDRWSAPATGVLSHASLRTGVRLHLPGPETDGEWELELTLHAPDEGALPVTADAVWASLGAEVEIGGQRYQGAEQRLLADLPAMARLFPPLAPLLRDPAPSRMRIPADDVLALIQEGAMLLQQAGHPVLLPAALAKPAALRVGMRLSPAGGSPSMFGLHQIVNVRWDVALGGTPLTLDELRHLARQKRPLVQMQGRWVRVDERTLAAVLRRIEQHGGQMELGTALRLAPEADEATATGWIAELLERLQEPARMEPVPTPGGFAGTLRPYQQRGLAWLAFLRRWGLGACLADDMGLGKTVQLIALLLHEREAGWAAGPTLLVCPVSVLGNWCRELARFAPGLRVLVHHGPGRLGEPDFARQAGAHDVVLTTYSLLARDAALLGQVTWNGIVADEAQNLKNPDTQHARALRSLSGGYRIALTGTPVENHLGDLWSLFQFLNPGLLGSREEFERRYAVPIQRYQDEEAAARLRRQVGPFILRRQKNDPAIAPDLPDKLENTELVTLSVEQAALYEAIVQETLERAAQADGIQRQAAVLAGLTRLKQVCNHPAAATGDGPLVGRSGKIDRLVQLLQEVLAAGEQALLFTQFARFGGRLQAYLAETLGCEVLFLHGGTPQPERDRLVARFQAGEAPLFILSLKAGGLGLNLTAATHVFHVDRWWNPAVEDQATDRAYRIGQTRRVLVHRLITAGTLEERIDRLLAEKRALAGQVIISGESWLGQLSTEELRALIALDREV from the coding sequence ATGATCACGGTTCACGGCAGTTTCGTCCCCTCCGGCGCGTCCGGCTTCTTCTTCCTGTGGGGCCTGGACGGCGTGGCCGCCCGGGATGCCGCTCCTCCCGGCCGGCGCCGCCGCGGGGTTCCGCGCCACCCATGCGCAACCGAGCCGGAAGCGCTCTACCCCGCCCTGAGAGGATTGCCCTACCTGAACACCCTGTCCCTGGTCCAGTGGCAGCCCGGACCGGACGGCGTCAGCCCGGCCCGGGTCCCGGGGATCGCCCTGTCCGTGCCCAACGCCGTGCAGTGGCTGTTGGATCTGCCCGACCACTTCCGCGGCACGCCCCTCCGGCCGGGGCACAGCCTGCAGCTCTGGTGCGTCGCATCCAAGCTGCTTCTGGAGTTCCTGGGGCGGGGCCTGATGCTGCCGGTGCTGCAGGCCGAGGCCGGGGTGCTGAGCGCGGGCTGGGCGCTCCACCTGACCGACGCCGACGACGTCCGCCGCCTGACCCGGCTGGCCGCTGGATTGCCGGAGGCCTGCCGCGCCCTTGTGCCCCCCGACCGAACCCCCAACACCTACCCCCTGCCGGTCGCCGACGGCCTGGTCCACCAGTTCATGCGTACGGCGGCCGCCGGCGTGATCCGGCTCCTCCTGGAGGAAGAGCCCCTGCCCGAGGCCCAGTCGCTACAGGATACCGCCCTGCGCCACTGGCTGGCGGCGCTGACCGGGGCGGAGGCCCGGGACCTGCCGCCGGGCCTGCCCGGCGCGCAGGAGCTGTACGCCGCCCTGGACCGCTGGAGCGCCCCCGCCACCGGCGTGCTGAGCCACGCCAGTCTGCGGACGGGGGTCCGCCTCCACCTGCCCGGCCCCGAGACCGACGGCGAGTGGGAGCTGGAGCTCACGCTCCATGCGCCGGACGAGGGTGCGCTGCCCGTCACCGCCGATGCGGTCTGGGCCAGCCTGGGCGCCGAGGTGGAGATCGGCGGGCAGCGGTACCAGGGCGCCGAGCAGCGGCTGCTGGCCGACCTGCCGGCCATGGCCCGCCTCTTCCCGCCACTGGCGCCGCTGCTCCGGGACCCCGCGCCCAGCCGCATGCGCATTCCGGCGGACGACGTGCTGGCCCTGATCCAGGAAGGGGCCATGCTGCTCCAGCAGGCCGGCCACCCCGTGCTGCTGCCGGCCGCCCTTGCGAAGCCCGCCGCCCTCCGGGTCGGAATGCGCCTCAGCCCCGCCGGGGGCAGCCCCTCCATGTTCGGGCTGCACCAGATCGTGAACGTGCGCTGGGACGTGGCCCTGGGCGGCACCCCGCTCACGCTGGACGAGCTGCGCCACCTGGCGCGGCAGAAGCGGCCCCTGGTACAGATGCAGGGCCGGTGGGTGCGGGTGGACGAACGCACCCTGGCTGCGGTCCTCCGCCGGATCGAGCAGCACGGCGGGCAGATGGAGCTGGGCACGGCGCTGCGCCTGGCACCCGAGGCGGACGAGGCCACCGCGACCGGCTGGATCGCCGAGCTGCTGGAGCGGCTGCAGGAGCCAGCCCGGATGGAGCCGGTGCCGACCCCCGGGGGCTTCGCCGGCACCCTGCGGCCGTACCAGCAGCGGGGCCTCGCCTGGCTGGCGTTCCTGCGCCGCTGGGGCCTGGGCGCGTGCCTCGCCGACGACATGGGGCTGGGCAAGACCGTGCAGCTCATCGCCCTTCTCCTGCACGAGCGGGAGGCCGGGTGGGCCGCGGGCCCGACCCTGCTGGTCTGCCCCGTCTCGGTCCTGGGCAACTGGTGCCGGGAGCTGGCCCGCTTCGCCCCGGGCCTGCGGGTCCTGGTGCACCATGGCCCCGGGAGGCTGGGCGAGCCGGACTTCGCCCGGCAGGCCGGGGCCCACGACGTGGTGCTGACCACGTACTCCCTGCTGGCCCGGGATGCCGCGCTGCTGGGCCAGGTGACCTGGAACGGGATCGTCGCCGACGAGGCGCAGAACCTGAAAAACCCCGACACACAGCACGCCCGGGCGCTGCGAAGCCTTTCCGGCGGCTACCGCATCGCCCTCACCGGTACGCCCGTCGAAAACCACCTGGGCGACCTGTGGTCGCTCTTCCAGTTCCTCAACCCGGGGCTGCTGGGCAGCCGCGAGGAGTTCGAGCGGCGCTACGCCGTGCCGATCCAGCGGTACCAGGACGAGGAGGCTGCGGCCCGGCTCCGCCGGCAGGTGGGTCCCTTCATCCTGCGCCGGCAGAAGAACGACCCCGCCATCGCGCCGGACCTGCCCGACAAGCTGGAGAACACCGAGCTGGTGACCCTCTCGGTGGAACAGGCGGCGCTGTACGAGGCCATCGTGCAGGAGACGCTGGAGCGGGCCGCGCAGGCCGACGGCATCCAGCGGCAGGCGGCGGTCCTGGCAGGCCTCACGCGGCTGAAGCAGGTGTGCAACCATCCCGCAGCCGCCACCGGCGACGGCCCCCTGGTGGGGCGGAGCGGCAAGATCGACCGGCTGGTGCAACTGCTGCAGGAGGTGCTGGCGGCGGGCGAGCAGGCCCTGCTCTTCACCCAGTTCGCCCGCTTCGGCGGGCGGCTGCAGGCCTACCTGGCGGAGACGCTGGGCTGCGAGGTGCTCTTCCTGCACGGCGGCACGCCCCAGCCCGAGCGGGACCGGCTCGTCGCCCGGTTCCAGGCCGGCGAGGCGCCCCTCTTCATCCTCTCGCTGAAAGCCGGCGGCCTTGGCCTCAACCTCACCGCCGCGACCCACGTCTTTCACGTGGACCGGTGGTGGAATCCGGCGGTGGAGGATCAGGCCACAGACCGGGCCTACCGCATCGGCCAGACGCGCAGGGTGCTGGTGCACCGGCTGATCACCGCCGGCACGCTGGAGGAGCGCATCGACCGGCTGCTGGCCGAGAAGCGTGCCCTGGCGGGCCAGGTGATCATCAGCGGCGAGTCGTGGCTCGGCCAGCTCTCCACCGAGGAGCTGCGGGCCCTGATCGCCCTGGACCGGGAGGTGTAG
- a CDS encoding DNA polymerase III subunit alpha, with protein MGRPEFVHLHLHTEYSLLDGANRIEPLARRAAELGMRAMAMTDHGVLFGVLPFYKAMRNHGVKPIIGCELYVAPGSRHVKSGGEKPYHLTVLAENYTGYKNLVKLVSAGYTEGFYYKPRVDLELLNTYREGLIVLSGCLAGEVAQKFLAGQPEEARRAIGRYREIFGPDHYFLELQDLGLPEQQGLNRFLLEQGLPVVATNDAHYLRPQDARTQDVLICIGTNKTIDDPNRMRMGTSELYVKSAEEMYWRFGHVPGALENSLAIAERCNVELPLGQIHLPHYALPPGYDAPGYLRKLCYERIGPRYGGRPPEGAMERLEHELNVIISMGFAGYFLIVWDFVEFARSRGIPVGPGRGSGASSLVAYVLGITDVDPLRYGLLFERFLNPERVDMPDFDIDFCYERRGEVIEYVHNKYGAECVAQVITFNTMAARAAVRDVGRALGMSYGEVDRVAKLLPWGQSLDAALEKTEELRTLYEEREEIRTLIDTARAVEGMPRNPSVHAAGVVITADPLVEHVPLYKMGDDSIVTQFDMDQLKEIGLLKMDFLGLRTLTVIDHAVKFVRQYQPDFDIERIPMDDPETYAMIARGETLGLFQIEAGWVADVLRQMKPTRFEDIIATISLCRPGPMEHIPDYIAGKQNPAGVKYLHPDLEPILSETYGVMVYQEQIIQIAHLLAGLSLGQADLLRRAIAKKKREDMEKYGRLFMEALEQRGYSHEVATALYDQMIRFANYGFNKCHATPYAKVAYQTAYLKRHHPVAFMAALMNSVMGQEAKLALYIEECRRLGIQVLPPDVNTSFARFVPDGRTIRFGLGAVKNIGWNAVDAIVAAREEGGPFTSLRDLCERVDLRPLNRRALESLIMAGAFDRVAPPGGRPARRSQMLEALDKILDDAQKLQRHRQAGQISLFDLGVAGPGTAGEEPLPDIPEFPPQRLLAMEKEVLGFYVSGHPLRQYQAALAAHGCLPVAALPEQRDGARVAVGGMVAGLKQVTTRSGANMAFLTLEDQTGQVEVVVFPRVLQACARVLREEQPLLVRGRLQVQEDEVKLLADEVSLLRDDEKPRRPEPPERIEVGAAQPRGLEPGPGRMSGDMGSDPHATVRGPGAAPEPAAARGKQAAPASARQPGPPPASEPAPGPARATAAEAARETPLGPQPQFVYLRVPARDENSPMMRRVEQVLRAHPGPTRVRIKMEPEGKWIEVHEHLRVTVTPSLVNALARIVGEQSVVVR; from the coding sequence ATGGGCCGCCCGGAGTTTGTGCACCTGCACCTGCACACCGAGTACTCGCTGCTGGACGGGGCCAACCGCATCGAGCCCCTGGCCCGGCGCGCCGCCGAGCTGGGCATGCGGGCGATGGCCATGACCGACCACGGGGTGCTCTTCGGAGTGCTTCCATTCTACAAGGCGATGCGCAACCACGGGGTGAAGCCGATCATCGGCTGCGAGCTCTACGTCGCCCCCGGCTCCCGCCACGTGAAGAGCGGCGGCGAAAAGCCGTACCACCTCACCGTCCTGGCCGAGAACTACACTGGTTATAAGAACCTGGTGAAGCTGGTCTCCGCCGGCTATACCGAGGGATTCTACTACAAGCCACGGGTCGACCTGGAGCTGCTGAACACCTACCGGGAGGGGCTGATCGTCCTTTCGGGGTGCCTCGCGGGCGAGGTGGCCCAGAAGTTCCTGGCGGGCCAGCCCGAGGAGGCGAGAAGGGCTATCGGCCGCTACCGGGAGATCTTCGGGCCCGACCACTACTTCCTGGAGCTGCAGGACCTGGGCCTGCCCGAGCAGCAGGGGCTGAACCGCTTCCTGCTGGAGCAGGGGCTGCCGGTGGTGGCTACCAACGACGCACACTACCTGCGCCCGCAGGACGCCCGGACCCAGGATGTGCTCATCTGCATCGGCACCAACAAGACCATCGACGACCCGAACCGCATGCGCATGGGTACCAGCGAGCTGTACGTGAAGTCCGCCGAGGAGATGTACTGGCGGTTCGGGCACGTCCCCGGGGCGCTGGAGAACAGCCTGGCGATTGCTGAGCGGTGCAACGTGGAGCTGCCGCTGGGCCAGATCCACCTGCCCCACTACGCCCTGCCCCCCGGTTACGACGCGCCCGGCTACCTGCGCAAGCTCTGCTACGAGCGCATCGGCCCCCGCTATGGCGGCCGGCCGCCCGAGGGCGCGATGGAGCGGCTGGAGCACGAGCTGAACGTGATCATCAGCATGGGCTTCGCCGGCTACTTCCTGATCGTCTGGGACTTCGTCGAGTTCGCCCGCTCGCGCGGCATCCCCGTGGGGCCCGGGCGGGGGTCTGGCGCGTCCTCGCTGGTGGCGTACGTGCTGGGCATCACCGACGTCGACCCCTTGCGGTACGGCCTGCTGTTCGAGCGGTTCCTGAACCCGGAGCGGGTGGACATGCCCGACTTCGACATCGACTTTTGCTACGAGCGGCGAGGCGAGGTCATCGAATACGTCCACAACAAGTACGGGGCGGAGTGCGTCGCCCAGGTGATCACCTTCAACACCATGGCGGCCCGGGCGGCGGTGCGGGACGTGGGCCGGGCCCTCGGCATGAGCTACGGCGAGGTGGACCGGGTTGCCAAGCTCCTGCCCTGGGGCCAGTCGCTGGACGCCGCCCTGGAGAAGACCGAGGAGCTCCGCACCCTGTATGAGGAGCGGGAGGAGATCCGGACGCTCATCGACACCGCCCGGGCCGTGGAGGGGATGCCCCGCAACCCTTCGGTCCACGCCGCCGGGGTGGTGATCACGGCCGATCCGCTGGTGGAGCACGTACCGCTCTACAAGATGGGCGACGACTCCATCGTCACCCAGTTCGACATGGACCAGCTGAAGGAGATCGGCCTCCTGAAGATGGACTTCCTGGGCCTGCGGACGCTCACGGTGATCGACCACGCCGTGAAGTTCGTGCGCCAGTACCAGCCCGACTTCGACATCGAGCGGATCCCGATGGACGATCCCGAGACCTACGCGATGATCGCCCGGGGCGAGACGCTGGGGCTCTTCCAGATCGAGGCGGGCTGGGTGGCCGATGTGCTGCGGCAGATGAAACCCACCCGGTTTGAGGACATCATCGCCACCATCTCGCTCTGCCGGCCGGGGCCGATGGAGCACATCCCGGACTACATCGCCGGCAAGCAGAACCCGGCGGGGGTCAAGTACCTGCACCCGGACCTGGAGCCGATCCTGAGCGAGACCTACGGCGTGATGGTCTACCAGGAGCAGATCATCCAGATCGCCCACCTGCTGGCGGGCCTCTCCCTCGGCCAGGCCGACCTCTTGCGCCGGGCCATCGCCAAGAAGAAGCGGGAGGACATGGAGAAGTACGGCCGCCTGTTCATGGAGGCCCTGGAGCAGCGGGGCTACAGCCACGAGGTGGCGACGGCGCTGTACGACCAGATGATCCGCTTCGCCAACTACGGCTTCAACAAGTGCCACGCGACGCCATACGCCAAGGTCGCCTACCAGACCGCCTACCTGAAGCGGCACCATCCGGTGGCCTTCATGGCCGCCCTGATGAACTCGGTGATGGGCCAGGAGGCGAAGCTGGCGCTCTACATCGAAGAGTGCCGGCGGCTGGGGATTCAGGTGCTGCCGCCGGACGTGAACACCTCCTTCGCCCGGTTCGTGCCCGACGGCAGGACGATCCGGTTCGGCCTCGGGGCGGTGAAGAACATCGGCTGGAACGCCGTCGACGCCATCGTCGCCGCCCGGGAGGAGGGGGGCCCCTTCACCAGCCTCCGGGACCTGTGCGAGCGGGTGGACCTGCGGCCGCTCAACCGGCGGGCGCTGGAGTCGCTGATCATGGCCGGGGCCTTCGACCGGGTGGCGCCCCCCGGCGGCCGGCCGGCCCGCCGATCGCAGATGCTGGAGGCGCTGGACAAGATCCTGGATGACGCCCAGAAGCTGCAGCGGCACCGGCAGGCGGGGCAGATCTCCCTCTTCGACCTGGGGGTGGCAGGGCCGGGCACGGCCGGCGAGGAGCCGCTGCCGGACATTCCCGAGTTCCCGCCCCAGCGGCTGCTGGCGATGGAGAAGGAGGTCCTGGGGTTCTACGTGTCGGGCCATCCCCTCCGGCAGTACCAGGCGGCGCTCGCGGCCCACGGCTGCCTGCCGGTGGCGGCCTTGCCGGAGCAGCGGGACGGCGCCCGGGTGGCGGTGGGCGGCATGGTGGCCGGGCTGAAGCAGGTGACCACCCGGTCCGGCGCCAACATGGCCTTCCTGACGCTGGAGGACCAGACCGGCCAGGTGGAGGTGGTGGTCTTCCCGCGGGTGCTCCAGGCCTGCGCCCGGGTGCTGCGGGAGGAGCAGCCGCTGCTGGTCCGGGGCCGCCTGCAGGTGCAGGAGGACGAGGTGAAGCTGCTGGCGGACGAGGTGAGCCTGCTCCGGGACGACGAAAAGCCCCGGCGGCCGGAGCCGCCGGAGCGGATAGAGGTTGGCGCGGCGCAGCCCCGCGGGCTGGAGCCTGGCCCGGGGCGAATGTCCGGCGATATGGGCAGTGACCCGCACGCCACCGTGCGGGGACCTGGCGCGGCACCGGAGCCCGCGGCTGCACGGGGGAAGCAGGCCGCACCTGCTTCTGCCCGGCAGCCGGGCCCGCCACCGGCGTCGGAGCCGGCGCCGGGGCCAGCCCGGGCGACCGCTGCCGAGGCCGCGCGGGAGACCCCGTTGGGTCCGCAACCGCAGTTCGTGTACCTGCGGGTGCCGGCGCGGGATGAGAACTCGCCCATGATGCGCCGGGTGGAGCAGGTCCTCCGGGCCCATCCGGGGCCGACCCGGGTGCGGATCAAGATGGAGCCGGAGGGCAAGTGGATCGAGGTGCACGAGCACCTGCGGGTGACGGTGACGCCGTCGCTGGTGAATGCGCTGGCGCGCATCGTGGGGGAGCAGTCGGTGGTGGTGAGGTGA
- the cas1e gene encoding type I-E CRISPR-associated endonuclease Cas1e translates to MRNLRILPKVRDSWSYLYVEHARIDQEDKGICIHDAKGRVHVPCASLSLLMLGPGTSVTHAAVMAMVEAGCLVAWCGEQGVRFYAQGMGETRSAVNLMQQARFWADPQRRMQVVRRMYEMRFGEPLDPSLSLRQIRGKEGARVRTAYARASETYGVPWSGRNYDRNDWDRSDPVNRALSAANACLYGVCHAAIVAAGYSPALGFIHTGKMLSFVYDVADLYKTEITIPAAFMEVAKGVQRLESRVRHRCRDLFAERRLLERIVTDLARLFDLDPNPEPEVDLEVALPGDLWDPEGPVAGGRNFGGRS, encoded by the coding sequence GTGCGAAACCTGCGCATCCTGCCGAAGGTCAGGGACAGCTGGTCGTACTTGTACGTCGAACATGCCCGGATCGACCAGGAGGACAAAGGCATCTGCATTCACGACGCCAAGGGCCGGGTACACGTGCCCTGCGCCTCCCTTAGTCTCCTCATGCTTGGCCCGGGCACCAGCGTGACCCACGCGGCCGTCATGGCCATGGTGGAGGCCGGCTGTCTGGTGGCGTGGTGCGGGGAGCAGGGGGTGCGGTTCTACGCCCAGGGGATGGGGGAGACTCGGAGCGCGGTCAACCTCATGCAGCAGGCCAGGTTCTGGGCCGACCCGCAGCGCCGGATGCAGGTGGTACGGCGGATGTATGAGATGCGGTTCGGTGAGCCCCTGGATCCCTCGCTCAGCCTCCGTCAGATCCGGGGAAAGGAAGGGGCGCGCGTCCGGACGGCGTACGCCAGGGCCAGCGAGACCTACGGCGTGCCTTGGTCCGGACGCAACTACGACCGGAACGACTGGGACCGTTCGGATCCGGTGAACCGGGCGCTCTCGGCCGCTAACGCCTGCCTCTACGGGGTGTGTCATGCGGCGATTGTGGCTGCAGGGTACTCCCCTGCCCTTGGCTTCATCCACACGGGCAAGATGCTGAGCTTTGTTTATGACGTGGCGGATCTGTACAAGACGGAAATTACGATTCCCGCCGCATTCATGGAGGTGGCCAAGGGCGTCCAGCGGCTGGAGAGCCGGGTGCGCCACCGCTGTCGCGACCTGTTTGCGGAAAGGCGGCTGCTGGAGCGAATCGTCACCGATCTGGCCCGCTTGTTCGATCTGGACCCTAATCCGGAACCGGAAGTGGATCTGGAGGTCGCACTGCCCGGCGACCTGTGGGATCCCGAGGGACCTGTGGCCGGTGGTCGAAACTTCGGGGGGCGGTCGTGA